The Cyclopterus lumpus isolate fCycLum1 chromosome 6, fCycLum1.pri, whole genome shotgun sequence genome contains a region encoding:
- the tasor2 gene encoding uncharacterized protein tasor2 isoform X3, protein MYDETKRRKRAFGVVCHGVLVPVSEQCDVFQSSILAPLKNAYLYEESKQSFRYKSAVLVQNPALEEKYNAFREKRREVGYSEEDLKESYGFLLFEDTNQANALSEIGVLPGNSTCTTLGDPSKGVYISMYSDCLDLNRWYHGKSGYVAIIRLTKGRVKRVLENYTQNFTAPTVGFDCHVSEQLPSVSSKTSSFLAFERTQYYMYELLDDGRNVTTQSPSAACPIAIVSFSYTDTKATLEASQEKSEEKKIVCQYFPWRGQLQIGPQVYEVGLRSTAGALIPAVLPPIVEIRRVISMLNLRQLLPRAVFETCFYGEVFLDGLYFSLCELVSSEVEETHSLSLLLREIKEKDLALTIQLNDGGFLILLHSSHFLKYDDTGSSATDVLQGMFVFPNSQVIQRDTKFRERKFAMSSEIRQVLPVLSYAEAEVEKTPFDPSEEFCEVLAQHMQTYAALINPGLASSPTREVSIFPDQYDVPDAHKHLYSSPEWTNKAWQSFRSYLNKPDSFQLPVSKASEILAAGQEERMEDLDDDVYICLSSPEEQPDKSVSMESEDQLTVQISPVNSETPVDSCITNTESQVDFITVPQNVVPDDVQVGDTSKDTAKSELSVLNKTDDMGAKNLLTPSTSDDLPAELIVSITSAEQTITNEGLSMISTVSATKQNYFQLSVFSTAKLQTEEVNCRKEVNVAPKKFLDCPGFTKNKRRGRRGHYKSRKKVSKACVETPSLQIPVEDDNLKSRKEFRAKGSSGHPKFSPPSNVDRRKVQMRMCKFRQLSINEKVNSASIGLAVPDEKKTDPGQQSLESTISMDIEAYPLRKKTERWDLKPVISECGRILVPHGSVDFADQIKFLKDKLQSTKDEQCLEKMLIDTFVNDSDEIVQESDPTQETAVGKTEATTSKDGGNHLQRVVNNVIPGHSILVPSDDGKGSLILNSESSEHFSRTDGTATPPSEAVKEKHTDTLSPGKIAKKGEFLLSKLKSVLLRGKRKTDLLVSEETTADTAQDTEPCLKKGKVDLQARNLKSNYTITSVQDTNVCVKEVSKMLSVDPIFAYALGLTPRETVDKIPKTDGRDIQQEQTVLDKQLQIIHRPPPIFPRRGRIKTLKKHQGISTEYVKQKCTPFQVSPLSGSTRLLRHHHTMYGNEIKTLPPSVGKEDSSEQNHRTPEYLKKHLVRRRKFRHSRTFVNKDGSIQVTKQWKENYDFDLDSKFSNDSKDRTIVRALHGPWDFSMQDTSEEVRLIVHMWIGLFYSRSTSRFFNLDSSPFSEESDSLSIEMASAQAPFELKANSFAPFPSITDTSISKILDFSKKEDSMLDQGSGILDLSLRNTNAEIVSPDPQAKRKETFASIDRKEASEILNALKSSVGPQEANAIQHTRHYHKASPLDDISQGESSFYPGPERCAQLCIVGAILPQPLPPKHSKKMVHSTEIINEVNDVRRAYENKRTCTPLEKAGSLEHTDVSSCKGDETIISVQEEMEKVSVQPENNETASGISYVLHGYNNKKTDMKDGIENSEATEMSLVQKHEKDSAKSVTDEEVDSNREAGDVLHTVEHDETESKDGENLEVKEKDGRLEHTDVPSCKEDETIISVREEMEKVSVQQENNQMASGISHVLHGYNNKKTDMKDGIENSEATEMSLVQTNEKDSSKSVTDEEVDSNREVGDVLHTVEHAETESKDGENWDVKEKAGSLEHTDVPSCKGDETIICVREEMEKVSVQQENNQTASGISHVLHGYNNKKMDTKDGIENSEATEMSLVQKHEKDSSKSVTDEEVDSNREVGDVLHTVEHAETESKDGENWDVKEKAGSLEHTDVPSCKGDETIICVREEMEKVSVQQENNQTASGISHVLHGYNNKKMDTKDGIENSEATEISLVQKHEKHSSKSVTDKEVDSNRETVDVLHTVEHDETESKDGENWEVKQKPYQEGNVKQSPEVIHANEDPTNEELGVVCNGNVLENENQLPTEELKAVSPDKTENVNDDVEVMKAEDHIGKEDRLCEKDSCVSPVQTDRDLSEQPVPMMFDGPDSVKMDCITESNPEPPLDEQPPQADNKEGACNALQLRNLCANGSANDHAISEKCTHAPSKMNPFSEEPAVENRLEKDIYLADKVHYQKLELPMSDDNKCKDGPIPQTNDKVMPNFNWSGDDDEDLDTKSIKGEQEADNTTEKNVFHHQAHSPQCEAEEELTKETDLKQIDKTNEALEKIHSMVVIPFIGIDTSGEDTVQPHDSHSQSKVEEVVQDQDEIPFISETTSHETDLPTGVCSESKMDAQKAELSVGKILLSVIDVSNTNHPGTESDDQCATPTMDEKPYVYLTCSASPLTQKRLSRGSTSMKDEMSHRSTVNCDANPHHNLHPDLELRTLRVLQSIDKFLSKSSHSDTSSQIETADMKRTLDETAKPRSKNITSCFSPSHTSFNSNDKIMSNTAPAVVSASTSQEINTESADPFPLSPFKSKLEEVLGVKLLLLKTESSVQDYFERTDTIQETSPGQEYGQPYISGPSTESMQAINLNVDQDIHTTTSQKHLNQQPRSYSQRPVMAVKPCQSDENQGISIDRQIENAVMSHFSKDKQTETPKVTYTIPTTMLLVKNTESPKRTSEGVNEVKQEASELSTKSSWLSNVSDSKSQDISKLNKIPSSLPGQSFKSANGSYKFNDGNQGSVEKVGQTIKKSIQMIQKDCSDASTSHADKHDGAIIDDSLFLGPQSSLICTVYNTTRKRSHSFLEQVSQRCIQDDLTEASMEQECLIFSEKMKHLLKRSKRGPLSQLDMHDKLNLSCASPVTVHFCSLEEQEDSVDQLNTHLNTRSLVGQKIKVHMPERKDLTEKEKTLRLQNISPGTGNPMEHAGVSGVTSECASMYRAMMTDVCAVKKVPSRPQHFRMDRGYPKTEPGNHFDFYDQMKKELDKSFRSNLNSVVKKSCKTKYRFYILVTSDDAFFEETKAQLEAEGHTAVQPFQFFLAEESSSSLLIILRNEDIAEHICEVPHLLKLKTSPGVQFAGIDEPDDVVNLTHQELFTRGGFIMFDRAALEPLSLCTMKKMSEILQEFSGTGKWKWMMHYGDSRRLKENARLSVEAKEKKHFLNFCLEAGLLEVLPYHECDLMSRDLPDYLTCLVRLQVQNISARYPVFITDATTDSAFGKNGILTMTLQSFLTYSPSETFTV, encoded by the exons ATGTATGATGAGACTAAAAGAAGGAAGCGTGCATTCGGTGTCGTGTGTCACG GTGTTTTAGTACCTGTCTCAGAACAATGTGACGTCTTTCAAAGCAGTATTTTGGCTCCACTTAAAAATGCGTATTTGTACGAGGAGTCAAAACAATCTTTCAGGTACAAGTCTGCTGTCTTGGTACAAAATCCAGCACTTGAAGAAAAG TATAATGCTTTccgagaaaagagaagagaagtagGTTATTCAGAGGAGGACCTGAAGGAATCTTATGGGTTTTTGCTGTTTGAAGATACCAACCAG GCGAATGCACTAAGTGAAATTGGTGTGCTCCCTGGAAACAGCACATGTACAACTCTTGGAGATCCTTCGAAAG GTGTTTACATATCAATGTACTCTGACTGTCTGGATCTTAACCGCTGGTATCATGGGAAGTCTGGATACGTTGCCATCATCAGGCTGACAAAG GGTAGAGTTAAAAGGGTTTTAGAGAACTACACCCAGAACTTCACTGCGCCCACTGTGGGGTTTGACTGTCATGTGTCCGAACAGTTGCCCTCAGTATCTTCCAAAACTAGCTCTTTTCTTGCCTTTGAGAGAACTCAG TATTACATGTATGAGCTGCTAGATGATGGAAGAAATGTGACGACTCAATCTCCCAGCGCTGCCTGTCCTATTGCCATTGTGTCATTTTCATATACGGATACCAAAGCAACACTCGAAGCATCACAGGAGAAAAG tgaggagaaaaaaatcG TTTGTCAATACTTTCCGTGGAGGGGTCAGCTTCAAATAGGCCCGCAGGTCTATGAGGTTGGGCTGCGATCTACAGCAGGGGCCTTGATTCCTGCCGTACT GCCACCCATTGTTGAAATACGCAGAGTCATTTCCATGTTGAATCTGCGACAGCTGCTGCCAAGGGCGGTCTTTGAAACCTGCTTTTATGGAGAAG TCTTTCTGGATGGCTTATACTTCAGTCTGTGTGAGTTGGTGTCTTCTGAGGTTGAGGAaacccactctctctctttacttCTGCGGGAGATCAAGGAGAAAGATCTT GCTCTCACTATTCAGCTGAATGATGGTGGTTTTCTCATCCTGTTGCACTCCTCCCATTTCCTCAAATATGATG ATACTGGGTCCAGTGCTACTGATGTCCTGCAgggcatgtttgtgtttccaaACTCACAAGTCATACAGAGAG ACACTAAATTTCGAGAGAGAAAGTTTGCCATGTCATCTGAAATCCGGCAGGTTCTACCAGTGCTAAGTTATGCAGAGGCCGAAGTTGAGAAAACACCTTTTGACCCAAGTGAAGAATTCTGTGAAGTCTTGGCGCAGCATATGCAGACTTACGCAGCACTGATCAatcctgggttggcatcaagtcCCACAAGAGAAGTCAGCATCTTTCCTGATCAGTATGATGTGCCGGATGCTCACAAGCACCTCTACTCATCTCCGGAGTGGACTAACAAGGCATGGCAGAGCTTCAGGTCATACCTGAACAAACCAGACTCTTTTCAACTGCCAGTGTCCAAGGCTTCAGAAATCCTGGCAgctggacaagaggagagaaTGGAAGACCTTGATGATGATGTCTACATCTGTCTCTCATCTCCTGAGGAGCAACCAGACAAATCTGTTAGCATGGAGTCAGAAGACCAGTTGACAGTCCAGATATCTCCTGTAAACAGTGAAACACCTGTGGACAGTTGTATAACAAACACAGAATCACAAGTTGACTTCATAACTGTGCCACAAAATGTTGTACCAGATGATGTGCAAGTTGGAGATACAAGCAAAGACACTGCCAAATCTGAGCTGAGCGTGCTAAATAAAACTGATGACATGGGGGCAAAAAATCTCCTGACTCCTTCTACATCAGATGACCTTCCTGCAGAGCTGATTGTCAGCATTACTTCAGCAGAGCAAACTATCACTAATGAGGGTTTAAGTATGATTAGTACTGTGTCTGCCACAAAGCAAAATTACTTTcagctttctgttttttcaACAGCCAAATTACAAACAGAAGAAGTGAACTGTCGGAAGGAGGTGAATGTTGCACCCAAAAAGTTTTTGGATTGTCCCGGGTTCACAAAAAACAAACGGAGGGGACGCAGGGGACATTACAAAAGTCGGAAGAAGGTATCTAAAGCTTGCGTTGAAACTCCCAGTTTACAAATACCAGTGGAGGATGACAACTTGAAGAGTCGGAAGGAATTCCGGGCAAAGGGATCATCAGGCCACCCTAAGTTCAGTCCTCCTTCCAATGTTGATCGAAGGAAAGTACAAATGCGAATGTGCAAATTTAGACAACTATCAATAAATGAAAAGGTAAACTCGGCTTCTATTGGATTAGCAGTAccagatgagaaaaaaacagaccCTGGACAGCAGAGCTTGGAAAGCACAATTTCTATGGACATTGAAGCTTATCCTCTGAGGAAGAAAACGGAGCGCTGGGACTTAAAGCCGGTCATCAGCGAATGTGGAAGAATTTTGGTTCCTCATGGCTCTGTAGATTTTGCTGATCAGATTAAGTTTTTAAAGGATAAACTTCAATCTACAAAAGATGAACAGTGTCTTGAAAAAATGTTGATTGATACCTTTGTGAATGACTCGGATGAAATAGTGCAAGAGTCCGATCCTACTCAGGAGACAGCAGTGGGCAAAACAGAGGCCACAACATCCAAGGATGGAGGGAACCATCTTCAACGTGTTGTCAACAATGTTATTCCTGGACACAGCATTTTAGTACCGTCAGATGATGGCAAGGGTTCATTGATTTTGAATTCAGAGAGTAGTGAGCATTTTTCAAGGACTGATGGCACAGCAACTCCTCCCTCGGAAGcagttaaagaaaaacacactgatACCCTCTCCCCGGGAAAGATTGCAAAAAAGGGTGAATTTCTGTTGAGTAAATTAAAATCAGTTCTTCTACgaggaaagagaaaaactgATCTCCTCGTCTCAGAGGAAACGACTGCAGATACTGcccaagacactgaaccctgtCTCAAGAAGGGCAAAGTTGACTTACAAGCTAGGAACCTGAAGAGTAATTATACAATTACAAGTGTCCAGGATACCAATGTGTGTGTCAAGGAAGTTTCAAAGATGCTTTCAGTTGACCCTATTTTTGCATATGCATTAGGACTGACCCCTAGAGAGACAGTAGATAAGATACCGAAAACCGACGGTCGAGATATTCAACAAGAGCAAACTGTTTTAGACAAACAACTTCAAATCATACACAGGCCTCCACCAATCTTTCCGCGAAGGGGAAGGATTAAAACGCTCAAAAAGCATCAAGGCATCTCTACGGAATATGTTAAACAGAAAT GTACACCTTTCCAGGTATCCCCTTTAAGTGGTTCTACTAGACTGCTGCGCCATCACCATACAATGTATGGCAATGAAATTAAaactctacctccttctgtcgGAAAGGAAGACAGTAGTGAACAAAACCACAGAACTCCAGAATACCTGAAAAAACACTTGGTGCGCAGAAGAAAGTTCAGACACTCCCGCACCTTTGTTAACAAGGATGGATCTATCCAAGTCACAAAGCAATGGAAAGAAAACTATGACTTTGATCTGGACAGCAAGTTTTCAAATGACTCTAAGGATAGAACTATCGTCCGAGCTTTACATGG CCCTTGGGATTTCTCCATGCAAGACACCAGTGAAGAGGTGCGGCTCATCGTCCACATGTGGATAGGTCTGTTCTACAGCCGGTCAACATCCAGGTTCTTTAATCTTGACTCATCCCCATTTTCAGAAGAGAGTGATTCTTTGTCCATTGAAATGGCATCGGCTCAAGCTCCGTTTGAGCTCAAGGCCAATTCATTTGCACCTTTCCCGAGTATTACAGACACTTCGATTTCAAAGATTTTGGACTTCAGCAAAAAAGAAGACTCTATGTTGGACCAAGGATCGGGGATTTTGGATTTGTCACTAAGAAACACCAATGCAGAGATTGTCAGTCCAGATCcacaagcaaaaagaaaagagactttTGCGTCCATTGATCGGAAAGAAGCAAGTGAAATATTAAACGCACTCAAGTCATCTGTGGGACCACAGGAGGCAAATGCAATACAG CATACAAGGCATTACCACAAGGCAAGCCCCCTGGATGACATCAGCCAAGGAGAGTCAAGCTTCTATCCAGGACCTGAGAGATGTGCCCAACTATGTATAGTTGGTGCTATTCTGCCTCAACCCCTTCCACCAAAG CATTCCAAAAAGATGGTACACTCCACAGAGATCATAAATGAGGTGAATGATGTCAGAAGGGCCTATGAAAATAAGAGGACTTGTACCCCATTGGAAAAAGCTGGGAGTCTGGAGCACACCGATGTATCATCTTGTAAAGGGGATGAAACGATTATTTCTGTACAAGAAGAAATGGAAAAGGTGTCCGTTCAGccagaaaataatgaaacagCGTCAGGAATTAGCTATGTGTTACATGGATACAACAATAAGAAGACGGATATGAAAGATGGGATAGAAAATTCAGAAGCGACAGAGATGAGTTTAgtacaaaaacatgaaaaggaTTCAGCCAAATCTGTAACAGACGAAGAGGTAGACTCCAACAGAGAAGCAGGTGATGTGCTTCATACAGTTGAGCATGATGAAACTGAATCCAAAGATGGGGAAAACTtggaagtgaaagaaaaagatgggCGTCTGGAGCATACCGATGTACCATCTTGTAAAGAGGATGAAACGATCATTTCTGTACGAGAAGAAATGGAAAAGGTGTCCGTTCAgcaagaaaataatcaaatggCTTCAGGAATTAGCCATGTGTTACATGGATACAACAATAAGAAGACGGATATGAAAGATGGGATCGAAAATTCAGAAGCTACAGAGATGAGTTTAgtacaaacaaatgaaaaggatTCATCCAAATCTGTAACAGACGAAGAGGTAGACTCCAACAGAGAAGTAGGTGATGTGCTTCATACAGTTGAGCATGCTGAAACTGAATCCAAAGATGGGGAAAACTGGGACGTGAAAGAAAAAGCTGGGAGTCTGGAGCACACCGATGTACCATCTTGTAAAGGGGATGAAACAATCATTTGTGTACGAGAAGAAATGGAAAAGGTGTCCGTTCAGCAAGAAAATAATCAAACGGCTTCAGGAATTAGCCATGTGTTACATGGATACAACAATAAGAAGATGGATACGAAAGATGGGATAGAAAATTCAGAAGCGACAGAGATGAGTTTAgtacaaaaacatgaaaaggaTTCATCCAAATCTGTAACAGACGAAGAGGTAGACTCCAACAGAGAAGTAGGTGATGTGCTTCATACAGTTGAGCATGCTGAAACTGAATCCAAAGATGGGGAAAACTGGGACGTGAAAGAAAAAGCTGGGAGTCTGGAGCACACCGATGTACCATCTTGTAAAGGGGATGAAACAATCATTTGTGTACGAGAAGAAATGGAAAAGGTGTCCGTTCAGCAAGAAAATAATCAAACGGCTTCAGGAATTAGCCATGTGTTACATGGATACAACAATAAGAAGATGGATACGAAAGATGGGATAGAAAATTCAGAAGCGACAGAGATTAGTTTAgtacaaaaacatgaaaagcaTTCATCCAAATCTGTAACAGACAAAGAGGTAGACTCCAACAGAGAAACAGTTGATGTGCTTCATACAGTTGAGCATGATGAAACTGAATCCAAAGATGGGGAAAACTGGGAAGTGAAACAAAAGCCATATCAAGAAGGCAATGTAAAACAGTCTCCAGAAGTGATTCATGCAAATGAGGATCCAACAAACGAAGAATTGGGTGTTGTGTGCAATGGAAATGTTTTGGAAAATGAGAATCAGTTACCTACAGAGGAGCTGAAAGCAGTTTCACCAGACAagactgaaaatgtaaatgacgATGTGGAAGTGATGAAAGCTGAAGATCACATTGGAAAAGAAGATCGACTTTGTGAGAAAGACAGTTGTGTTTCACCTGTGCAAACTGACAGGGATTTGAGTGAACAACCAGTACCTATGATGTTTGATGGCCCAGACTCGGTAAAGATGGATTGCATCACGGAAAGTAATCCAGAACCACCATTGGATGAGCAACCACCTCAAGCTGACAACAAAGAAGGTGCTTGCAATGCTTTGCAGTTAAGAAACCTGTGTGCAAACGGTAGTGCAAATGACCATGCCATTTCAGAAAAATGTACTCATGCTCCATCAAAAATGAATCCTTTTTCGGAAGAACCTGCAGTTGAGAATCGTTTAGAAAAGGATATTTATTTAGCAGATAAGGTACATTATCAGAAGCTAGAATTACCCATGTCTGATGACAACAAGTGCAAAGATGGGCCTATTCCCCAGACAAATGACAAAGTAATGCCAAACTTCAATtggagtggtgatgatgatgaagatctgGATACCAAATCAATTAAAGGAGAGCAAGAAGCTGATAACAcaactgaaaaaaatgtatttcatcatcAGGCTCATTCCCCTCAGTGTGAAGCTGAAGAGGAACTGACTAAAGAAACAGATCTCAAACAGATCGATAAAACAAATGAGGCATTGGAAAAGATCCATAGTATGGTTGTAATTCCCTTTATTGGAATAGACACCTCTGGGGAGGATACAGTACAACCACACGATTCACACTCACAAAGTAAGGTTGAAGAAGTTGTTCAAGACCAGGATGAAATACCATTCATCAGTGAAACTACCTCCCATGAAACTGACCTACCTACAGGAGTATGCAGTGAATCTAAAATGGACGCTCAGAAGGCAGAACTGTCTGTTGGCAAAATATTACTATCAGTTATTGATGTTAGTAATACGAACCATCCGGGAACTGAGTCTGACGACCAGTGCGCCACCCCTACTATGGATGAAAAACCATATGTGTACTTAACTTGCTCTGCTTCTCCTCTGACTCAGAAACGTCTTAGCAGAGGCTCAACATCCATGAAGGATGAGATGTCTCACAGGTCTACAGTTAACTGTGACGCTAACCCTCATCACAATCTTCATCCTGATCTTGAACTAAGAACTCTAAGAGTTCTACAAAGTATAGACAAGTTCCTCTCCAAATCAAGCCACAGTGACACATCCAGCCAGATAGAAACCGCTGATATGAAACGCACTCTTGATGAAACCGCTAAACCCAGAAGCAAGAACATCACATCTTGCTTTTCCCCAAGCCATACCTCATTTAACTCTAATGACAAGATAATGAGCAATACAGCACCAGCTGTGGTGTCGGCCTCTACTTCACAAGAAATTAACACAGAATCCGCAGATCCCTTTCCTCTATCCCCGTTCAAAAGTAAATTAGAGGAAGTACTTGGTGTTAAGTTGCTGCTACTGAAAACTGAATCATCAGTTCAAGACTACTTTGAAAGAACAGATACGATACAGGAAACCTCCCCAGGGCAAGAATATGGTCAACCCTACATATCTGGTCCTTCTACTGAGAGTATGCAAGCTATCAACCTAAATGTTGACCAAGATATACATACAACTACAtcacagaaacatttaaatcaacAACCACGTTCATACAGTCAGCGTCCTGTCATGGCAGTGAAACCATGTCAGAGTGATGAAAATCAAGGCATCTCTATAGACAGACAAATTGAAAACGCTGTAATGTCACATTTCTCCAAAGATAAGCAGACTGAAACCCCTAAAGTCACATACACCATACCCACTACCATGCTCTTGgtgaaaaacacagaaagtcCCAAGAGAACTTCTGAAGGAGTAAATGAGGTCAAGCAAGAGGCCAGTGAGCTTTCTACAAAGAGCAGTTGGTTATCAAATGTTAGTGACAGTAAGTCACAAGACATTTCAAAACTTAACAAAATACCCTCATCTCTACCTGGGCAGTCTTTTAAATCGGCAAACGGTTCCTATAAATTCAATGATGGAAACCAAGGTTCAGTTGAGAAAGTTGGGCAAACAATTAAAAAGAGCATTCAGATGATTCAGAAAGACTGCTCTGATGCATCAACTTCACATGCAGATAAACATGATGGTGCCATAATAGATGACAGTCTTTTCCTGGGACCTCAAAGCTCACTCATTTGTACGGTCTATAACACCACCCGGAAGAGATCTCATTCTTTTCTGGAGCAGGTTTCTCAGAGGTGCATACAAGATGACCTCACCGAGGCGTCGATGGAGCAGGAGTGCCTTATCTTCTCAGAAAAAATGAAACATCTTCTGAAAAGGAGTAAAAGGGGACCACTCAGTCAACTAGACATGCATGACAAACTGAATTTGTCTTGCGCCAGTCCTGTAACTGTGCACTTTTGCAGTttagaggagcaggaggattcAGTGGAtcaattaaacacacatttgaacacACGGTCACTTGTTGGACAGAAAATCAAGGTGCACATGCCTGAGAGGAAAGACCtgactgagaaagaaaagactttGCGTCTTCAAAACATTTCTCCAGGAACAGGGAACCCAATGGAACATGCTGGAGTTTCTGGTGTGACTTCAGAGTGTGCCAGTATGTACAGGGCAATGATGACTGATGTTTGTGCTGTCAAAAAGGTACCATCTAGACCTCAGCACTTCAGAATGGATAGAGGTTACCCAAAGACTGAACCTGGTAACCATTTTGACTTCTATGATCAAATGAAGAAAGAGCTGGACAAAAGTTTTCGCAGTAACCTGAATTCAGTTGTGAAGAAGTCCTGTAAAACAAAGTACAGATTCTACATATTAGTGACGTCAGATGATGCCTTCTTTGAGGAAACCAAG